A genomic segment from Pollutimonas thiosulfatoxidans encodes:
- the ccmI gene encoding c-type cytochrome biogenesis protein CcmI yields MSLLFAGIVSLLCATVALWLGRALWRGPGQGDEIGHHSVNATVLRDQLAELEGDVANRTLSEHDFSVAKQELQRRALDEAIPGSAPATGAHNSRRAAAVVGIVLPVAALLVYAYLGSPAATRPAPAPSAATMTQADVQKMVESLEARLKENPDDPEGWLMLGRSYRYFGRYADAAQAFSKAAPIIEADPLSLAEYAEVIARSSASGFTQEATRLLDRALTLDPDEPFALTLAGRAAFERGEYQAAIGYWQQLLEQFPAGSEAAQAVLNGIDMARRSAGAASP; encoded by the coding sequence ATGAGCTTGCTCTTCGCTGGCATTGTGTCGTTGCTTTGCGCAACGGTGGCATTGTGGCTCGGCCGCGCCCTTTGGCGCGGCCCAGGCCAAGGTGATGAGATCGGGCATCACTCGGTCAACGCAACAGTTTTGCGCGATCAATTGGCTGAATTGGAAGGAGACGTCGCAAACCGTACACTATCCGAGCACGATTTTTCCGTGGCCAAGCAAGAGTTGCAGCGCCGCGCGCTGGATGAGGCGATACCTGGCTCGGCTCCCGCTACCGGTGCGCATAACAGCCGACGAGCAGCCGCGGTAGTGGGCATCGTCTTGCCTGTGGCCGCCCTGCTGGTGTACGCATACCTTGGCAGCCCGGCCGCAACGCGGCCCGCCCCAGCTCCCAGTGCTGCCACAATGACTCAGGCTGATGTGCAGAAGATGGTGGAATCTCTAGAGGCGCGCCTGAAAGAAAATCCGGACGATCCCGAGGGCTGGCTGATGTTGGGCCGCTCTTATCGATACTTTGGAAGATATGCAGATGCAGCCCAAGCTTTTTCCAAAGCTGCTCCCATCATCGAGGCGGACCCGCTTTCCCTGGCGGAATATGCCGAAGTGATCGCACGCAGCAGCGCAAGCGGATTTACCCAAGAAGCGACGCGACTACTTGACCGCGCCCTTACCCTCGACCCGGACGAACCATTCGCCCTCACCTTGGCGGGAAGGGCTGCATTCGAGCGCGGCGAATATCAGGCGGCCATTGGCTATTGGCAACAATTACTAGAACAGTTCCCGGCCGGTTCGGAAGCGGCCCAGGCGGTACTAAATGGCATTGATATGGCTCGACGAAGTGCTGGTGCCGCCTCTCCATAA